From the Nitrospirae bacterium YQR-1 genome, one window contains:
- a CDS encoding SCO family protein: protein MGGKVGIGVKTLLLLLLFVSLYGAGVSEADMKSPNQKVTLNTTLPDVKLLDSYGKTVSIKEIIGGKVLIISPIYTRCQTACLLITDSVMSVVDKVEGLGVNYNVLTLTFDPDDDQKQMEKFRNTWQLDNKPGWTVAGGGKGEVEKLLKALDFQYTLDGETGEFLHPNLLIVITPMGKISKYIYGVNYDEKNVRLSILAAKKEGSSLTLTEGVLLWCYRYDPLTGKYIFDWGLVCELIGGIAFFISIPFFFWGRLVISKIKFFSSRIFMRKRFSNS, encoded by the coding sequence GTGGGAGGTAAAGTAGGAATCGGAGTGAAAACTCTCCTGCTTTTGCTCTTGTTTGTTAGTCTTTACGGAGCAGGCGTCTCGGAGGCTGATATGAAGTCACCTAACCAAAAGGTGACCCTCAATACAACCCTCCCGGACGTCAAACTCCTTGACTCATATGGAAAGACAGTTTCAATTAAGGAGATTATCGGCGGTAAGGTACTCATTATAAGCCCTATTTATACGAGGTGCCAAACCGCCTGTCTTCTTATTACTGACAGTGTGATGAGCGTTGTTGATAAAGTAGAGGGGCTTGGTGTGAATTATAACGTTCTTACCCTTACCTTTGACCCCGATGACGACCAAAAACAAATGGAAAAATTCAGAAACACCTGGCAACTCGATAATAAACCAGGCTGGACTGTGGCAGGCGGCGGCAAAGGTGAAGTTGAAAAACTTTTAAAAGCCCTGGACTTTCAATACACATTAGATGGTGAAACCGGAGAGTTTTTACATCCTAACTTACTGATTGTAATTACTCCGATGGGGAAAATTTCAAAATATATATATGGTGTAAATTACGACGAAAAGAACGTCAGATTAAGCATCCTTGCTGCTAAAAAAGAGGGCTCTTCCCTTACTCTTACCGAGGGTGTTCTCCTTTGGTGCTATCGTTATGATCCGCTTACCGGCAAGTATATTTTTGACTGGGGACTTGTCTGTGAACTAATCGGAGGGATAGCTTTTTTCATATCAATTCCTTTTTTTTTCTGGGGCAGACTGGTTATCTCTAAAATCAAGTTTTTTTCATCCAGAATTTTTATGCGTAAGCGTTTCTCAAACAGCTAA